One Dioscorea cayenensis subsp. rotundata cultivar TDr96_F1 chromosome 19, TDr96_F1_v2_PseudoChromosome.rev07_lg8_w22 25.fasta, whole genome shotgun sequence genomic window, TTGTCCCCCCTGGTGATAATACAGTAACAGTGATAATGGAAATCCTTTACTATTTCATAGGATAGGAAATGGTGTACCTTGCATGCAAACTTACAGAATAAAGGAAACATTGTAGTCAGGCTTAGTCAGACCGATGGCAGCACTGTACTTGTTAAAATTCCCCACAGCTGTGTCAAAGCCTACTGCAGCACCGAAGGCAAAACCATGAGCACCCACAGTGGCAGAGAGATCAACAATGGGGTTCTGCTTGAAACCCACAACAGAAGCCAAACTGCCATGATCATGGAAATATTGCACCTCCACCTTGTGGAAAGATAGGTTGTTCattaataaaggaaaaaaaaaatccacgaTAGTAGCACCATAACATTCacaaaagggggaaaaaagaaaggaatgcATAAATAGACTGTCAAAAAGGTTGTTTAGTATTACATATGATAATTAGCACCAAAATGTCGAAAAAAAAGGTGGAAATGTACCATCAAAAAggttgtttattattaaaaatgccATTAAAATTATCAACAGAACATCCAAAATAAGAATATGAAAATGTGCTATCCAGTTACCTTTGCAGAGTTATAATCAGGCAGAGTTAGAGTAGTAATTGCCTTTGTTGATGGGAGAAGTTCCGTGAAAGTAATAGTTGAAGAGATctgataaattacaaaaatgaaagTATTCAATTATGAGAAAAGATTGGTGCTCAcgggagaaaaaaagaagcgACCGACTTACATTAGAATCAGTATCAACTTTGACATCGATGAtggattttttgtatttaaaacaTGAGCCAACATGAAGAGCATACAGTCCCCCTTTCTTTAGGGCAGAAGAAGTGACAGCCTGGAAAACAAAGAAAGCACAGTGGATAAAACATTTCATTGAATATTGAGATGAATACCTGATtattgaaaagcaaaaataaaatactaagatttttggaaaatatagaAGCATAGTGAACAGACAAGTTAGCAGTCTACCACAAAACATTAGTTAATAATTCTGTCTTCTCATGCTATTGGGGAAAAGAAGGTAGTCTTCCCAACCAAGACAACTGAAACTCTAATTGGGTTCAGCCCCTCTCAATCTGTTTCGTATGAGGGAAGTGGGAAGGAATCTAAATCAATGGAAATTAATGAACCATTATTTATCCATCAATCTAGGATTTCACAACACAGCAGAGATCTTTTCTTGAAAATTGGAACATCACCAATAATTACTTAAGCAGAACGAACAATTCACTATAGTTGAATTGCACAATAAGCTATGAGTTTTGACCTTCACTATCCTTTCATTGTTGTTGAGGAAATAAGACTGGGGCTTCTCCCACTTCTGCCTTTATAACAGCTACACCTTCCAGAAAAGAAGATACCGCACAATGCTCAAAACTTAAGCAGAAACCATTACTGAATTTAACTTGTGTCAGTTTCATATTTTAATAGCAAGGAACTATACACTACAGAAATGATCTTTGTACCaaattatgttttcaaaatTGGAGTTAAAATAGAAGAACACTAAAGAAGAATAAAGATATTCCAAAAACATGATTTGTGATTAAAACTGAACCAGTTTGACCTAATTTTAAAACATGATCTGTGTATAGCACACAAATGGTAAATGAATGTGTGCATACCCAGTGGTTGTATAGACACATCCCCAGTGCAAGGCTACTAacataaaaggaaaaacaaaaataaaaatctaagtaatatatgaaaaatgtgACAAAACGAACAATTAAGCACAATTTGGAATTATCACCTACTCGATCAATAACCAAACAATCAACAAACAATTGAACAATGAACACCAGCACGATCAAGCCATCAATCATTATTGGCTAAATTCAATTTAGTAAATCAAACATAATCCCATAAATATTGTGATAATTAAGATATACCATCCTATAACTAACTATAGCACAAACATCTACAAACGAGAAATTCATGAAACAAAACACAAGGATCACGGAATATTTAGCTGGAGGTTAGCTGACATTATAGACACTGCAAATTCACCCAGAAAGATCCCTAGTGTGCATTTAAACtgaggaaaaatgaaaacaaaatttgtaTCTTACATAtctatttaaacaaacaaatggatttctatttatttatttatctatttgaaaaaatttgacAGGTCAGCATGGTCCAGACCCCACCATCTCACGGGAGTTAAAAAGCAATAAGAAAGTTAAACTAGCAAGCATTGTACAACAAATATTCAAGATAAAACACTATGTTATtcataaatcaaaaccctagaagcGCAATAGAGCTTACATTCAATAAATAGTAAATCAAATCCCACTTGTAAATACTAAATCAAATTAGACAGTCACATTCTCATCAAACACTAAAGTTCGCTAATTGCTCCTCtaagagaaacaaaaatttcacaaagtgGAGGTATGaccaaagaaatgaaaatagtATAAACCCACTGAAAAGGCAAGGAATATGATGATCGGCTTACCACGCCAGTGGCCGTCTCCGACGATATAGTTATCTTCTGATCATTGATATAGTCATTGGTGAGCAAATCTAGAACcaaaattatcacaaaaatcagcccccaaaaaaaaaaaaaaatctcaactatatgaaacaaaaaaactagGTATAAATAACGAGAGCGCAAGACCTTTGGCCTTCTTTCCTATATCGGAGAAGAGCCCGGGACCCTTCAtcatcgtcgtcgtcgtcgccgccgccgccgccggaGAAGCTCAGATGGTTTGCGATTCGGAGAGTATTTAAAGAGGCGAGTTTACTTGGGAAAGGGCAAGGCTACccaaaactctctctctctctctctctctctctctctcatgcaGAGGAAGGACCGTATGATTCCGCTCATGCGTTTTTTTGCAGAAAAGTCCTTGAACTTAATTTCATTTACTGAAAACCCCaggtttttttctttactttcgtTTGGGATTTTCGCTATTTAATATCATGACCCTCCATTTACACTGTTCACTTTATGCATTTTAAATTAagctattttaaataaattattaaaaaatatatgaagatttttttattgtttttactgaACCTTAAACAATGTGATTTTATATTGTTCATAGCTAAAAAAATcagtaaaattatattaaaaaaatctcataaaaaaataaaatgatgaaattGACTCAGATCTCATGGCAATGGTTTCCCTAAATCTAATGAAAAGTACACtggaaatttaaatatttttttcttttcagttaaatatttattttgaaaacactaaaaattatgaagataaaaatattttcatttaatgaaATAGAGAATTGCACTCAAAGGTTAATAGGGATGGTATGCATATTATCACTCttttaataagaaaattgacattttattttatttttatttttattttcaattagaCAGAGGGGGATTCGATCGGTAACGTATCTATATTCTtctttcaataataataataataataataataataaaacatgctTTTAAGTTAATACTTAACGGATCCGGATCCGATAGCACTAGAGATCGGAGGATCCGGTCCAGCGTCCCTAATAGAGATGAGGCCCGGGGTTGGGACCGGATGCGGATCCGAGGAGACGCAGTCGGATCCGATAATCTTCGAGGGGAAATCAGCATCGGAGTGGCAGTGGCCGGATGAGTCGTTGTGCGACCACTTCGAAATCATGCCACGACTACTAGCACTGCCTTGGTACAAGCACTCGTACTTGCTCCGATCTCTGCTTCTCTTGATGGCGTGTATTACGAACGGTACCAAACCTTCCATCTTTCTTTGCTAATCTTAATTAAGCATCTAATGCAATCTCTATGTTTAGTTTTGTAGGCATTCTTTGTCTacctataaatataaatagtgattaaTTAGGCCGGCTTATAATTATTGCTTAAATAGGCCggctttcaaatattaaatataaatagtactGATTAATAACATCCGATATGATTTCAGCCactattttcatattaaaaaaggTGTGTTGGGTTGCCCCTTGAAAAGTTGAATGGATTACATTACATTGGTCTGTTGTATGGGTTGTTATGTTTGTTAGGTTGATTGTGTCATCCTTCATGGGTAGATGAATGGTTTGTTATCATATCAAAGTTGTTTCTTAAATCAaatgcttttaattttaaataatcgaGTTATATTGAACACATGACCTTGATCAAGTTACTTGTATTGGAATGCCTAAAATGGAGAATATATTGTGACCATTGGTCTGGTTTAATGAATATTAGGATCATACAATGTATGATCATACATTGTAACATTATTAATATATGCATGAGTCATGCGTAACCCCTGGTAACCACAaacattttatttgtaacattaTTAATATATGCATGAGTCATGCGTAACCCTGGTAACCACACACATTTTATTTGTGTCTTCATCACGCATTAAAGGGTCGTTTGGTTTGCGGTAACGATATTACCGTGGTAATAAgattgggaatgttatatgtccaggaatattgtggtaattcatgataaccatgtttggttggaaactcatgttaatattctaaattttccaaaatacccttatgtctactattttatacaagtttaaatttaaaataaaataaaattttggataaaaattaaattttcgaagctaaacatattccaaaaataatgttatttaaatttaattttttttatccaacaaataaagtatgaaaattattatatttaaacaaacggcatatttgtccaaaaaatatttcagattaccacccacttggtaatccaacatagccacctattttggtggtaatgggattaccaagtTTCTTGGTAATCTTCCAAGGTTAGTAATCAcagattaccatcaatattaccaccactaataatccaaacatggtaatgtgaaaagattaccacgtaaaCTAAACGGCCCCTAGAGGAAAGTCAAGGATTCcgcatgaaaattaaatatttttttaaaaaacagattatatattaatttttttcttatccaATTCAGGCCAATTAAAGGCATAGCCCAGACCGGCCCGGTGGGCGGACCGGGTGGCTCGGTGCTTAAACCGGTCTGGATCTCTAATTAGACCCCAATCAATCCACTTTGATCCTGTTTGACCCGCTTCGACCTAGTCAAACCCGGTGACCCAGCCTAGTATCTATAACCCGACCTAGTAAATGATAAATGgcctttttcatctttttgatatttttttctaataagttgaagggtatatatgtaattttgtcaaatttgtgtttattcctttttttactaTTTCCAAATAAGTGattaacaattgttttttttttctatcaaattattgatttgatactactaataattcatgaatattattatatatcattatataattaaaaataatttataatttaaaaaaaaatttaaaatattttgatccaatTGACCTAAGACCCAAAGCCTCGACCAAGTCAATGACCGAATTGAGTCTGATAACTATTCTTAAAGGTCTAATTGGATAATGACACATTTGAAAAGTAAACTCATAGTTTAAGAGCATCGAATATCGATCACATCTCTCTTAAATTGAGATCATAATAGGACCAGTTTTAGGCATAGGCTACCAAAGCAAGTGCCAGCGCCTATGATTTATCAAGGCcccataattctttttttttttttttaaattaacatcCCCGTATATTATTATATCTAAACAACCATATTGTTAggaatttaactatttttttaaaatataaatttgatcttatttgattaatttatgattatatataattatatcaatACTCTTTATCATATTATCAAGATTGAGCCCATAATTTTTTGGGCTcacaattcattatttttctcaaaaaatatatatatatatatattgaaattttttatttatggttattattattattttatcaatctaatcatattgataaaaatactttttcaaagaaatattaaactctgactattttttataatctgtattttttttgtattatataattattatttaaacaaattattttaaatttttaataattttgccTAAAGTCCCACCTGCCCTGtatcataataaaaacaacAGAATCAAGAGTCAAGAATGCTTTAGATGAAGAGAAACCAAAATTAATGCGGTCTGTAAATTCgtcttatttttctcaaaatgcTGATAAAAAagttattacaaaaaaaaaaacttccttCTTCCGGTCAACGCATGCAGAACATCAGTCTAGGTTTTGTGGGGCATTGGAAATGGAAATATTTGTCCATTTAAATCGAACAACACACTGCTCAATATAATTCTGAATGTTTCAACCTTGGTTTTGTGTGAGATATAAAACTGTTAAATAAGATGAGCAGAATTAATAAGAGTGAAATACACACAAAGAAAAGGCAAGTCAATGACCATAATGTTCATGTTTTTGTATTCTCCAAGTTGATGAGAAGATTAAGATATAAATAAGGACAAGTCAtagaatgattttgttttctttaactATATTAATTTAGTTTGGGAGGTTTAGTTAAGAGAGATAAGATAATGACCAAAGTTTTCctcattccttttttttttttacatttattatttatttaattatctatgATAAAAACTGACTGTTTCATTGAAATCAACAAgcgattaaaaaataaatgaatgttaGGTTAATACAAAAGCTGATGGTGCAAAAGGTATTTTCCATTATCCATCATGAGCTAAGGGATTGACATAAAGAACGTCAATAAATTAAGAGAGAACATAATTAGTAGTACTTAAAAGAGATGATTGTTAAAGATGTATTATTTGTCTTTGGTGGCAATCGATTATCTAAAAAAttaacttctttttttataaaaattaataaactattaacaaacagatgaaaataaacaagaTAACGACTAACTACTTAGTAGGAATGAGGATAAAGATTAACAGTTTTGATCAGGCCCAGCATATATGAGggattaattgatttaattcatTGGCGTCCAGTGTCCACGGCAAATGAGctttaaaagggaaaaaaaaaaaaacattgggtCCCACTTGAATGTTCCTTTGATtcctattttgtttcattgtaaGTTAAATGACAAATTGAAAAAGACCATGACAGTAGCAcaagaaaattttgtttcttcattACTAGTTTAGTTAAAGAAACTTCAAACATAGCACAATAGAATTtttgttaaagaaaaaataaaaaataaaacattcgtaGCAGAATAGACATTTTGTCAGCCTAAATGGAGGAAAATTATTAGTGAAAAGGAGGGCattgaattaaaatcaaactGAAATCCTCAAGATTGAAATTTACGAAAAGTGGACATCATTTCTTTTGACTCTGATTCcatacataatttaattaagatcaacaaaaaaatgctattgattatttttaaataaatttgttaatttaaaataaattaaatattgttgTGGTATGCCTtggtcaaattttttttttttagaaatacaaATAACCCAATTAATTAGGGTAtgtgtaaaattaaaattgatcatTTAGCTATATGCTCTCacttaaaaatatgatattcgGATTGTAAACCtgagtttatataaaaattcgttactattatattataattgacAAAATTTAACTTGGGTCAATTGATACCCTATAAGAACCGATAACCTACACTAAAGTGgatgtattatttttgtaattgaaaataaaaagataatttctATGTGATTAACCAGctaaaattaacatttttttttgggtcaaaTAGTCACCTAAAGCAGAAACCACACGTGCAAGACCAATGAATGCCACGTTTCATAATGGACACATGCGAACTCAATCCATGGTTCGTGGCACGTGTCACACTACTCACTGACATAGCCTCCTCCCTCTTTTTAAAGTTCTCACCTCGCCCGCGTAACCACCAAGTAAAACCCagcaaataaacacaaattgaataaagagaaaaagagagagagagagaaaccgAATGGAAACTGAGAACCCAGTGACTTACCGGTATATGCGTCGCAACTTCAACGACTCCGCTGGCGACCCCGGCGGCGCCTTCAGCGATTGTTCTTCCTCCTGCGCCGGCGGCACCACCACCCTCCACCACCGCCTAACCCCTTCATCCGCAACCATCTACTCCGACGAATCCCTTCGTTCCCTCATCTCCGACCTCGAATCCCCCTCCGTCACCATAGACACGCAGCGCCACGCCGCCATGGAGCTCCGTCTCCTCGCTAAACATAGCCCCGAGAACCGTTTCCAGAtcgccggcgccggcgccgtCGTCCCCTTGATCTCGCTCATCTCTAGCCCCGACTCCCTCCTCCAAGAA contains:
- the LOC120249616 gene encoding mitochondrial outer membrane protein porin 5-like, giving the protein MMKGPGLFSDIGKKAKDLLTNDYINDQKITISSETATGVAVTSSALKKGGLYALHVGSCFKYKKSIIDVKVDTDSNISSTITFTELLPSTKAITTLTLPDYNSAKVEVQYFHDHGSLASVVGFKQNPIVDLSATVGAHGFAFGAAVGFDTAVGNFNKYSAAIGLTKPDYNVSFILGDKGDTLRVLYVHYLDEKQKSAVGGEISRRFSTNENTVTVGGAYALDELTRVKTRLNNAGKLGALLQHELNPGSVLTISGEFDTKNLDRTPKFGLALALKP